A stretch of the Microcella sp. genome encodes the following:
- a CDS encoding type II secretion system F family protein yields MSSPGELAQHLQRLAVLVAAGLSPPAAWSYVADAASPADPVLSSVSRAASEGVNVATAIEQATGAGASDSAWRALGAAWRVATICGAPLAAALRAFAEALRDREAARRDIEVALAGPRATARIVMLLPLIAVLLGLLMGVDLVATLSTPIGAACIAAGGLLIVAARRWMRRLLRAAEPLESSDGLALDLLAVAAFGGGSPESAAELVTAELERAALPVDSGRLDALVGLSRRAGAPLGELARTEAAEVRARERADARAGAERLAVRLMLPLGVCVLPSFLMLGVVPMLLGLLSSTARVF; encoded by the coding sequence ATGAGCAGCCCCGGCGAGCTGGCGCAGCACCTGCAGCGTCTCGCGGTGCTCGTCGCTGCCGGTCTGAGTCCGCCGGCGGCGTGGTCGTACGTCGCCGACGCCGCTTCCCCGGCTGACCCGGTGCTCTCTAGCGTGTCGAGGGCGGCTTCGGAGGGTGTCAACGTGGCGACGGCGATCGAGCAGGCGACCGGTGCAGGGGCGAGCGACAGCGCGTGGCGTGCGCTCGGCGCGGCGTGGCGCGTCGCCACGATCTGCGGGGCACCGCTCGCGGCAGCGCTGCGAGCGTTCGCTGAGGCTCTGCGCGATCGCGAGGCCGCGCGGCGCGACATCGAGGTGGCACTGGCCGGCCCGCGAGCGACCGCGCGCATCGTCATGCTGCTGCCCCTCATCGCCGTGCTTCTGGGCCTGCTCATGGGCGTCGATCTCGTGGCGACTCTGTCGACTCCGATCGGTGCCGCCTGCATCGCGGCAGGCGGTCTGCTGATCGTGGCGGCGCGACGCTGGATGCGGCGGCTGCTGCGCGCCGCCGAGCCGCTCGAGTCGAGCGACGGGCTCGCGCTCGATCTGCTCGCGGTCGCCGCGTTCGGAGGGGGCTCGCCCGAGTCGGCCGCAGAGCTCGTGACGGCCGAGCTCGAGCGGGCCGCTCTGCCCGTCGACTCGGGTCGCCTTGACGCACTGGTCGGGCTGTCGAGGCGGGCCGGCGCTCCGCTCGGCGAGCTCGCGCGCACCGAGGCCGCCGAGGTGCGCGCCCGTGAGCGCGCCGACGCGCGCGCCGGGGCCGAACGGCTCGCCGTGCGGCTCATGCTGCCGCTCGGCGTGTGCGTGCTGCCGAGTTTCTTGATGCTCGGCGTCGTGCCCATGCTGCTCGGCCTGCTCTCCTCCACAGCGCGCGTGTTCTGA
- a CDS encoding CpaF family protein: MQPFLPRDPRVPPPVSDGDTQSTSRASVGQVRGERVFTAVVRAALGVLAAPAADPCTTDVFLAPDGTVWSDRGTGAERVPGLRLEPAAARDLAVGLINAGGRHVDEATPCTDVRLGEGMRVHVALPPISWAGTAVSVRLPRVQRVTLGASGVDEATIGALTAALVERRTVLFTGATGSGKTTLLAAWLSEADPTDRIVIIEDVAEAPLAHPHVVALECRQPNMEGAGGVDLAQLVREALRMRPDRLVVGECRGAEIREFLAALNTGHRGGAGTLHANSLTDVAARLEAVGMIAGLSPEALARQALSGIDLVVHLERERDGSRRASLGRFALDARERLAVVETT; the protein is encoded by the coding sequence GTGCAGCCCTTTCTGCCGCGCGACCCGCGCGTGCCGCCACCCGTCTCCGACGGCGACACGCAATCGACCAGCCGGGCCAGTGTCGGACAGGTCAGGGGTGAGCGCGTCTTCACGGCGGTCGTGCGTGCCGCGCTCGGCGTGCTCGCCGCGCCCGCGGCCGACCCGTGCACCACTGACGTCTTTCTCGCACCCGACGGCACGGTGTGGAGCGATCGCGGCACAGGTGCCGAGCGCGTTCCGGGCCTGCGGCTCGAGCCGGCGGCCGCGCGCGACCTCGCGGTCGGCCTCATCAACGCGGGTGGCAGGCACGTCGACGAGGCCACCCCCTGCACCGATGTGCGACTCGGAGAGGGCATGCGCGTGCACGTCGCGCTGCCGCCGATCTCGTGGGCCGGCACGGCAGTGTCGGTGCGGCTTCCGCGCGTGCAGCGCGTCACTCTGGGCGCGAGCGGCGTCGACGAGGCGACGATCGGCGCGCTCACCGCCGCGCTCGTCGAGCGCCGCACCGTGCTCTTCACGGGGGCGACCGGCAGTGGCAAGACCACTCTGCTCGCCGCGTGGCTCAGCGAAGCCGACCCGACCGATCGCATCGTGATCATTGAAGATGTCGCCGAGGCCCCACTCGCGCACCCGCACGTCGTCGCCCTCGAGTGCCGCCAGCCGAACATGGAGGGCGCGGGCGGGGTCGACCTCGCACAGCTCGTGCGCGAGGCGCTGCGGATGCGACCCGACCGGCTCGTGGTGGGCGAGTGCCGCGGCGCCGAGATCCGCGAGTTTCTCGCCGCACTCAACACGGGGCATCGCGGGGGCGCAGGAACGTTGCACGCCAATTCGCTCACCGACGTCGCCGCACGGCTTGAGGCGGTCGGCATGATCGCGGGCCTGAGCCCCGAAGCCCTGGCGCGCCAGGCCCTGAGCGGCATCGATCTGGTCGTGCATCTCGAGCGCGAGCGCGACGGCTCTCGTCGGGCAAGCCTCGGCCGGTTCGCACTCGACGCCCGTGAGCGTCTTGCCGTGGTCGAGACGACATGA
- the acs gene encoding acetate--CoA ligase, translated as MSTTSIDSLLHENRRFAPDPAFTANAVAGPELYDEARADRLAFWAKQARELHWHKPFTETLDWSNAPFARWFGDGELNVAYNCLDRHVLAGNGDRIALHWEGEPGDSRSLTYAELTREVKRAANVLTKLGICQGDRVALYMPQIPEAIIAMLAIARLGAVHSVVFGGFSAESLRARIEDANAKLVITADGGWRKGKVFPLKTTVDEALTTNAATVEHVLVVRRGENVVPWVDDRDLWWHDEMAAASDEHEAQAFPAENPLFILYTSGTTGKPKGILHTSGGYLTQTAFTHKNVFDLHPETDVYWCTADVGWITGHSYVVYAPLANGATQVIYEGTPDTPHAGRWWEIIQKYKVSIFYTAPTAIRSFMKIGRDVPQEFNLSSLRVLGSVGEPINPEAWVWYREIIGSGRTPIVDTWWQTETGGIMISALPGVTTTKPGSAQVPIPGISVDVLDDDGVHVGKEAGGLLVVTEPWPSMLRGIWGDPERFRETYWSKFADAPNGPLYFAGDGAHLDEDGDVWLLGRVDDVMNVSGHRLSTMEIESALVSHDLVAEAAVVGANDETTGQAVVAFVILKSRKEGTVTATEASDLLRAHVSQQIGAIARPRQVFVVAELPKTRSGKIMRRLLQDVAEGREVGDTTTLTDTSVIRIISDTMQ; from the coding sequence ATGTCCACGACCTCGATCGACAGCCTCCTGCACGAAAACCGCCGCTTCGCCCCCGACCCGGCCTTCACCGCGAACGCCGTCGCCGGCCCCGAACTCTATGACGAGGCACGGGCTGACCGGCTCGCCTTTTGGGCGAAGCAAGCGCGCGAACTGCACTGGCACAAACCCTTTACCGAAACGCTCGATTGGTCGAATGCGCCGTTCGCGCGCTGGTTCGGCGACGGCGAGCTCAACGTGGCCTACAACTGCCTCGACCGCCACGTGCTCGCCGGCAACGGCGACCGGATCGCCCTGCACTGGGAAGGCGAGCCGGGTGACTCACGCAGCCTTACCTACGCAGAGCTCACGCGCGAGGTCAAGCGTGCCGCGAACGTGCTCACGAAGCTCGGCATCTGCCAGGGCGACCGCGTGGCCCTCTACATGCCGCAGATACCCGAAGCCATCATCGCGATGCTGGCGATCGCCCGGCTGGGCGCTGTGCACTCGGTCGTGTTCGGCGGCTTCAGCGCCGAGTCGCTGCGGGCCCGTATCGAGGATGCTAATGCCAAGCTCGTCATCACCGCCGACGGCGGCTGGCGCAAGGGCAAGGTCTTTCCACTCAAGACCACGGTCGACGAGGCCCTCACGACCAACGCCGCGACGGTCGAGCATGTGCTCGTCGTGCGCCGCGGCGAGAACGTCGTGCCCTGGGTCGACGACCGCGACCTCTGGTGGCACGACGAGATGGCTGCCGCGAGCGACGAGCACGAGGCGCAGGCGTTCCCCGCCGAGAACCCGCTCTTCATCCTCTACACCTCGGGCACGACCGGTAAGCCCAAGGGCATTCTGCACACCTCGGGCGGCTACCTGACGCAGACAGCCTTCACGCACAAGAACGTCTTCGACCTGCACCCTGAGACCGACGTGTACTGGTGCACGGCCGACGTCGGGTGGATCACGGGCCACAGCTACGTCGTCTACGCCCCCCTCGCCAACGGCGCCACGCAGGTCATCTACGAGGGAACGCCCGACACCCCGCACGCGGGGCGCTGGTGGGAGATCATCCAGAAGTACAAGGTCTCGATCTTTTACACGGCCCCGACGGCGATCCGCTCGTTCATGAAGATCGGCCGGGATGTGCCCCAAGAGTTCAACCTCTCGAGCCTGCGGGTTCTCGGCTCGGTCGGCGAACCCATCAACCCCGAGGCCTGGGTCTGGTATCGCGAGATCATCGGCAGCGGCCGAACTCCTATCGTCGACACCTGGTGGCAGACCGAGACCGGCGGCATCATGATCAGCGCCCTACCCGGTGTCACCACTACGAAACCGGGCTCGGCTCAGGTGCCGATTCCGGGCATCAGCGTCGACGTGCTCGATGACGACGGAGTGCACGTCGGCAAGGAGGCGGGCGGGCTACTCGTCGTCACCGAACCCTGGCCGAGCATGCTGCGCGGCATCTGGGGCGACCCCGAGCGCTTTCGCGAGACCTACTGGTCGAAGTTCGCCGATGCGCCGAACGGTCCGCTCTACTTCGCCGGCGACGGCGCGCACCTCGACGAAGACGGCGACGTCTGGCTGCTCGGCCGTGTCGACGACGTCATGAACGTGTCGGGCCACCGTCTCTCGACCATGGAGATCGAGTCGGCGCTCGTCTCGCACGACCTGGTGGCCGAGGCCGCGGTGGTCGGCGCGAACGACGAGACCACCGGCCAGGCAGTTGTGGCCTTCGTCATTCTCAAGTCGCGCAAAGAGGGCACAGTCACGGCGACCGAGGCGAGCGACCTGCTGCGCGCGCACGTGTCGCAGCAGATTGGTGCGATCGCCCGACCGCGTCAGGTGTTCGTGGTCGCCGAACTGCCCAAGACCCGCTCGGGCAAGATCATGCGCCGCCTGCTGCAAGACGTGGCCGAGGGTCGCGAGGTCGGCGACACGACGACGCTCACCGACACGAGTGTGATCCGCATCATCAGCGACACGATGCAGTAG
- a CDS encoding RidA family protein, whose amino-acid sequence MSRIDDRLAELGISIPQVTKPVAAYVPAVVSGHLVFTAGQLPFVDGALPATGKVGAEVSAEEAAGYARTAVLNALAAAESVIGSLDRVTRVVKAVVFVASTTDFSGQPGVANGASTVLGEIFGDEVGTHARSAVGVAVLPLDAPVEVELVLEFA is encoded by the coding sequence ATGAGCCGCATTGACGATCGTCTGGCCGAGCTTGGCATCAGCATCCCGCAGGTCACCAAGCCCGTTGCCGCCTACGTGCCGGCCGTTGTCAGCGGGCACCTCGTCTTCACGGCCGGGCAGCTGCCCTTCGTCGACGGCGCGCTGCCCGCGACGGGCAAGGTTGGGGCCGAGGTCAGCGCCGAGGAGGCCGCTGGCTACGCCCGCACGGCGGTGCTCAACGCCTTGGCCGCCGCCGAGAGCGTCATCGGCTCACTCGACCGCGTCACGCGGGTCGTCAAGGCCGTCGTCTTCGTCGCGTCGACCACCGACTTCTCGGGCCAGCCCGGCGTCGCGAACGGTGCATCGACGGTGCTCGGCGAGATCTTCGGCGACGAGGTCGGCACGCACGCGCGCAGCGCGGTGGGCGTCGCGGTGCTGCCGCTCGACGCTCCTGTTGAAGTCGAGCTTGTGCTCGAATTTGCATAG
- a CDS encoding DUF4177 domain-containing protein has translation MDRAMTQWEYLTTPLMIHTTQAILNNWGSEGWELVQVVPGPEGGLVAYLKRPIAGEARS, from the coding sequence ATGGACCGCGCCATGACCCAATGGGAGTACCTCACGACTCCGCTCATGATCCACACGACCCAGGCGATCCTCAACAATTGGGGGTCAGAGGGCTGGGAGCTCGTGCAGGTCGTGCCCGGGCCCGAGGGCGGGCTCGTCGCGTACCTGAAGCGACCGATCGCCGGGGAGGCCCGATCATGA
- a CDS encoding transglycosylase domain-containing protein — translation MSAQNQKASGVIGAIAGMLGLSALAGVLVTVMVTPALAVTGMAASNTIGIFEGLPEYIRINEQTQRNAIYAANSNNPDDGYTQIATVFAENREEVEWDAVSQYIKDATLAGEDRRFYDHGGVDMQSIIRAGLGNLTSGGIESGASTLTMQLVKNIFITEALKADTIEERDALIAQAQEQSLERKLKEAKLAIGLEKEYTKDEILLAYLNIAGFGGNTYGIQAASQQYFGIPASDVTIAQAASLVAIVQQPGARSLGSPDNYEANQARRDVILRSMGAEGFITDAEMREALNTPVDENFVTPTAPRNGCIAAGNYAKQFCDYIVKNVKNFESLGETEQERLDNWKLGGYDVYTTMNLQLQVVTQDRLRGVVPTTSTILDIGSVATSVEAKTGRILTMAQNRPFDDSLEGAANPNVTAINYATDREYGGSSGFQTGSTYKIFGLVAWLQEGRGLNEIVDASRFELNQAAFLDTCDDGGGPWGGKWEFKNSGGGGGTAMSVFNATVNSVNSAYASIGEQLDQCAIRGAAESLGVHRADGNPLQTNPSAILGTNEIAPLTMASAFAAIGNGGIYCEPIAVDRFVDRDGNELEGQQPDCRRAITAEVAAAAAAPMASVITGGTATRSRIGDGVPIIGKTGSTDSYNQTWMVGTTTEVATAVWVGNVTGRVSMLRYPSGSALRHEIFRPVMAAANAVYGGAAFPAPPARLQTGSGVQMPDLAGQTQEQAKALLEGLGFRFEVGGQVDSALPEGVVAGANYAPGTLLARGMTVKVTISRGNLINLPSVVGLDIDTAISTLNDAGFTNLGEVCAEIPPEEEGGDPELDGIVTQQSPSGGSKVKYETGISLTVARLDCS, via the coding sequence ATGTCTGCCCAGAATCAGAAGGCCTCAGGAGTCATCGGCGCGATCGCCGGCATGCTCGGCCTCAGCGCACTCGCCGGCGTTCTCGTGACCGTCATGGTCACCCCGGCCCTCGCCGTCACCGGAATGGCGGCGAGCAACACCATCGGCATCTTCGAGGGTCTGCCCGAGTACATCCGTATCAATGAGCAGACGCAGCGCAACGCGATCTACGCGGCGAACAGCAACAACCCCGACGACGGCTACACGCAAATCGCCACCGTCTTCGCTGAGAACCGCGAAGAGGTCGAGTGGGATGCCGTGTCTCAGTACATCAAAGACGCAACACTCGCCGGCGAAGACCGACGGTTCTACGACCACGGCGGCGTCGACATGCAGTCGATCATTCGTGCTGGCCTCGGCAACCTGACGTCGGGCGGCATCGAGTCGGGTGCCTCGACACTGACGATGCAGCTCGTCAAGAACATCTTCATCACCGAAGCCCTCAAGGCCGACACGATCGAAGAACGCGATGCTCTCATTGCTCAAGCGCAAGAGCAGAGCCTCGAGCGCAAGCTCAAAGAGGCCAAGCTCGCGATCGGCCTCGAGAAGGAATATACGAAAGACGAGATTCTTCTCGCCTACTTGAACATCGCCGGATTCGGTGGCAACACCTACGGCATTCAAGCCGCGTCTCAGCAGTACTTTGGCATTCCGGCGAGTGACGTCACCATCGCTCAGGCGGCGAGTCTCGTCGCGATCGTGCAGCAGCCCGGAGCGCGTTCGCTCGGCAGCCCCGACAACTACGAAGCGAACCAAGCGCGCCGCGACGTGATCTTGCGGTCGATGGGTGCCGAAGGCTTCATCACCGATGCCGAGATGCGCGAAGCGCTCAACACGCCGGTGGACGAAAACTTCGTGACGCCGACTGCTCCCCGCAACGGTTGCATCGCGGCAGGCAACTACGCCAAGCAGTTCTGCGACTACATCGTCAAGAACGTCAAGAACTTCGAGTCGCTGGGCGAAACCGAACAAGAGCGGCTCGACAACTGGAAGCTCGGTGGCTACGACGTCTACACGACGATGAACCTCCAGCTCCAGGTCGTCACGCAAGACCGCCTTCGTGGGGTTGTTCCCACGACCAGCACAATCCTCGACATCGGAAGCGTGGCGACCTCGGTAGAGGCTAAGACCGGCCGTATTCTCACCATGGCGCAGAACCGCCCCTTCGACGACTCGCTCGAAGGAGCGGCCAACCCCAATGTGACGGCGATCAACTACGCCACCGATCGCGAATATGGCGGCTCGAGCGGGTTCCAGACCGGCTCGACCTACAAGATCTTCGGCCTGGTGGCGTGGCTGCAGGAAGGCCGCGGCCTCAACGAGATCGTCGATGCGTCGCGCTTCGAGCTCAACCAGGCTGCCTTCCTCGACACCTGCGACGACGGCGGCGGACCGTGGGGCGGCAAGTGGGAGTTCAAGAACTCCGGCGGCGGTGGCGGCACTGCAATGAGTGTCTTCAACGCCACGGTCAACTCAGTCAACTCGGCCTACGCCTCGATCGGTGAGCAGCTCGACCAGTGCGCCATCCGCGGAGCCGCTGAGTCGCTGGGCGTGCACCGTGCCGACGGCAACCCGCTGCAGACCAACCCCTCGGCCATTCTCGGTACGAACGAGATCGCTCCGCTGACGATGGCCTCTGCCTTCGCCGCGATCGGCAACGGAGGCATCTACTGCGAGCCCATCGCCGTCGACCGTTTCGTCGACCGCGATGGCAACGAGCTCGAGGGCCAGCAGCCCGACTGCCGCCGGGCCATCACGGCCGAGGTTGCCGCCGCAGCAGCGGCTCCCATGGCCTCCGTCATCACAGGCGGCACGGCCACGCGCTCGCGCATCGGCGACGGCGTGCCGATCATCGGCAAGACCGGCTCGACCGACTCGTACAACCAGACCTGGATGGTCGGCACGACCACCGAAGTCGCCACGGCTGTCTGGGTGGGCAATGTCACGGGCCGCGTCTCGATGCTGCGCTACCCGAGCGGATCTGCGCTGCGGCACGAGATCTTCCGGCCCGTCATGGCCGCGGCCAACGCCGTCTACGGAGGAGCAGCCTTCCCGGCGCCCCCGGCACGACTGCAGACCGGCTCAGGTGTGCAAATGCCCGACCTCGCCGGCCAGACGCAAGAGCAGGCGAAAGCCCTGCTCGAGGGTCTCGGTTTCCGCTTCGAGGTCGGCGGTCAGGTCGACTCGGCGCTGCCTGAGGGTGTCGTCGCGGGCGCCAACTACGCCCCGGGCACGCTTCTCGCGCGCGGCATGACGGTCAAAGTCACTATCAGCCGCGGCAACCTCATCAATCTGCCCAGCGTGGTGGGTCTCGACATCGACACGGCGATCAGCACTCTCAACGACGCCGGCTTCACGAACCTGGGCGAAGTCTGCGCCGAGATTCCGCCGGAGGAAGAGGGCGGTGACCCCGAACTCGACGGCATCGTGACCCAGCAGAGCCCCTCGGGCGGCTCGAAGGTCAAGTACGAGACGGGCATCTCGCTGACGGTGGCACGACTCGACTGCTCGTGA
- a CDS encoding metallophosphoesterase, producing MTRAVRIAAAASLGMAAAAAVYGIAIERRAYRVRREVVPVLSPGADPIRVLHLSDLHLAPWQRDKVQWVRSLANLKPHLVVNTGDNLGHADALPALAEALSIFDSVPGVFVHGSNDYFAPTPKNPFAYLAGPSKGETATAERLDTEALEALLRDRLGWIDLNNKVGQLTINGSILEFMGTNDAHRGWDRLDRLPALVDALRELDDDDTDDPAVMIGVTHAPYQRVLNAFTTQNTDVIFAGHTHGGQVCLPGFGAIITNCDLPRDRARSLSVWHHAHKASYLNVSAGIGTSIYAPIRLACPPEAVLVTLVADDIGYS from the coding sequence GTGACGCGAGCAGTGCGCATCGCGGCCGCCGCCTCCCTCGGGATGGCGGCGGCCGCGGCCGTGTACGGCATCGCGATCGAGCGCCGCGCGTACCGAGTGCGGCGCGAAGTCGTCCCCGTGCTCTCTCCGGGCGCAGACCCCATCAGGGTGCTGCATCTCAGCGACCTGCACCTCGCCCCCTGGCAGCGCGACAAGGTGCAGTGGGTGCGCTCACTGGCGAACCTGAAACCCCACCTCGTCGTGAACACCGGCGACAATCTGGGGCATGCGGATGCTCTTCCGGCCCTCGCCGAGGCCCTCAGCATTTTCGACTCGGTGCCGGGAGTCTTCGTGCACGGGTCGAACGACTACTTTGCCCCCACGCCGAAGAACCCCTTCGCCTACCTGGCCGGCCCGTCGAAGGGAGAGACCGCCACGGCGGAGCGCCTGGATACCGAGGCGCTCGAGGCCCTGCTGCGCGACCGTCTCGGCTGGATCGACCTCAACAACAAGGTGGGCCAACTCACGATCAACGGCTCGATCCTCGAGTTCATGGGCACGAACGATGCGCACCGCGGCTGGGATCGCCTCGACCGACTGCCGGCTCTCGTCGACGCGCTGCGCGAGCTCGATGACGACGACACCGATGACCCTGCCGTCATGATCGGCGTCACGCACGCACCGTACCAGCGGGTGCTCAACGCTTTCACGACACAGAACACCGACGTGATCTTCGCCGGCCACACGCATGGTGGTCAGGTGTGCCTGCCAGGCTTCGGCGCGATCATCACCAATTGCGACTTGCCGCGAGACCGCGCTCGCTCACTGTCGGTGTGGCACCACGCGCACAAGGCCTCGTACCTGAACGTCTCAGCAGGCATCGGAACCTCGATCTACGCACCGATCCGCTTGGCCTGCCCGCCCGAGGCCGTGCTCGTGACGCTCGTGGCCGACGACATCGGCTATTCTTGA
- a CDS encoding thymidine kinase encodes MAKLYFRYGAMNSGKSTSLLQAAYNYEERSQTVVLAKPRIDTKGDQTIVSRLGVTRPVDFTIDVDDDVYTRFQAHRAAIVRQTGTDVSCLLVDEAQFLSMQQVDDLLRIAIREDVPVLAYGIRTDFQTVAFPGSRRLLEVAHSLEELKTICRCGRKAIFNARSVDGVFIFDGDQVAIDGVDVTYESLCGACYLDESGGSLASGWRAPVGLDAALEQGPDADFS; translated from the coding sequence ATGGCGAAGCTCTACTTTCGCTACGGGGCCATGAACAGCGGCAAGAGCACGTCGCTGCTGCAGGCCGCCTACAACTACGAAGAGCGCTCGCAGACCGTCGTGCTCGCCAAGCCGCGCATCGACACCAAGGGTGACCAGACCATCGTGTCGCGGCTCGGCGTCACGCGGCCCGTCGATTTCACGATCGACGTCGATGACGACGTCTACACGCGCTTTCAAGCCCATCGTGCGGCGATCGTGCGGCAGACCGGCACCGACGTGTCGTGCCTGCTCGTCGACGAGGCGCAGTTTCTCAGCATGCAGCAGGTCGACGATCTGCTGCGCATCGCGATTCGAGAAGACGTGCCCGTGCTCGCCTACGGCATCCGCACCGACTTCCAGACCGTCGCGTTCCCCGGCAGCCGTCGACTGCTCGAAGTCGCGCACTCGCTCGAAGAACTCAAGACCATCTGCCGCTGCGGCCGCAAGGCGATCTTCAACGCGCGATCGGTCGACGGCGTGTTCATCTTCGACGGCGACCAGGTGGCCATCGACGGCGTCGACGTCACCTACGAGAGCCTGTGCGGCGCCTGCTACCTCGATGAGTCGGGCGGTTCGCTTGCGTCGGGGTGGCGCGCGCCGGTAGGGCTGGATGCTGCGCTCGAGCAGGGCCCCGACGCTGACTTCAGCTGA
- a CDS encoding response regulator: MDSDARPVSRVRLAILDDHELLLDSLASWIATHALDFELVLTAPTWFELVQSDQFPTDLVLLDFQLQEPVSIEARVRTCRAAGAKVIVLTSLDTAEARDRAFEAGASAFLSKAMPLGEVMEAARRVMGMELTGEPVRDWRPLPMGAQHPARPKLSVSEKEALSLYANGSSMSEVAAQMNVQYETAKTYLRRVREKYAKAGRPSSTKAELMRRAAEDGYLL; encoded by the coding sequence ATGGATTCTGACGCGCGCCCGGTCTCTCGGGTTCGCCTCGCGATACTCGACGACCACGAACTGCTGCTCGACAGCCTCGCCAGCTGGATCGCCACGCACGCACTCGATTTCGAGCTCGTACTGACGGCGCCGACCTGGTTCGAGCTCGTGCAGAGCGACCAGTTTCCGACCGACCTCGTGCTGCTCGACTTCCAGCTGCAAGAGCCGGTGTCGATCGAGGCGCGCGTGCGCACGTGCCGCGCCGCGGGCGCAAAGGTCATTGTGCTCACGAGCCTTGACACCGCCGAGGCGCGCGATCGGGCGTTCGAGGCCGGAGCCTCGGCCTTCCTGTCGAAGGCCATGCCGCTCGGCGAGGTCATGGAGGCGGCGCGTCGCGTCATGGGCATGGAGCTCACGGGCGAGCCCGTGCGCGACTGGCGGCCCCTTCCCATGGGGGCGCAGCATCCGGCTCGACCGAAGCTCTCGGTCAGCGAGAAAGAAGCACTGTCGCTCTATGCGAACGGCAGCAGCATGAGCGAAGTGGCGGCGCAGATGAATGTGCAGTACGAGACGGCGAAGACCTACCTGAGACGCGTGCGCGAGAAGTACGCGAAAGCGGGTCGCCCGTCGAGCACGAAGGCCGAGCTCATGCGCCGCGCGGCAGAAGACGGGTATCTGCTCTGA
- a CDS encoding sensor histidine kinase → MPLGLPPHLATRTTSTAVARAGHAAAAVCLIGVGIIVVSIQAYLPEFVVWPALLVLVPMIVLLALLERAPSTFIAASYLIIGGLCVFWYTLIASIQLDTPVANDDYTIVLLKVALILVIGAGPRLGASMVWTTAGFVIGELASFVALLVLGSPWRLSVTTIVVWFIVVGLLAVLRIDLLTSRDSQIELYRAARDEMLADVRRTFEARATALLHDTVLNQLAVITTTQRALSPVVRAGIRADLALIVGQEWFDVGEQAVRAAGERSQRLRAAIDEAAAGVVTVALTADEGVLDVLDGEAFDEFSRAIAQCVANVRRHADTDTADVVLGGSDTEVSAMVIDDGRGFVLDERTDGRLGVGTSIVGRLETIGGSAVVWSQPGKGTSVLLRVPVRIPGDDEGAS, encoded by the coding sequence ATGCCGCTCGGCCTGCCGCCGCACCTCGCTACGCGCACGACGAGCACCGCGGTTGCTCGAGCCGGCCACGCTGCGGCCGCCGTCTGCCTCATCGGCGTCGGAATCATCGTCGTCTCGATTCAGGCCTATCTGCCCGAGTTCGTGGTCTGGCCCGCGCTTCTGGTGCTTGTGCCCATGATCGTGCTGCTCGCCCTGCTCGAGCGCGCGCCGTCGACGTTCATCGCGGCGAGCTATCTCATCATCGGCGGGCTGTGCGTGTTCTGGTACACGCTCATCGCCTCGATTCAACTCGACACCCCGGTCGCCAACGACGACTACACGATCGTGCTGCTCAAGGTCGCGCTCATTCTGGTCATCGGTGCGGGCCCGCGGCTCGGGGCCTCGATGGTGTGGACCACCGCGGGGTTCGTCATCGGCGAGCTCGCGTCGTTTGTCGCTTTGCTCGTGCTCGGGTCACCTTGGCGCCTCAGCGTGACCACGATCGTCGTGTGGTTCATCGTCGTGGGGCTGCTGGCAGTGCTGCGCATCGACCTACTCACCTCGCGCGACTCGCAGATCGAGCTGTATCGCGCCGCGCGCGACGAGATGCTTGCCGACGTGCGCCGCACCTTCGAGGCCCGCGCGACGGCGCTGTTGCACGACACCGTGCTCAACCAGCTCGCCGTCATCACGACGACCCAGCGCGCGCTGTCGCCCGTCGTGCGAGCCGGAATTCGCGCCGACCTCGCGCTCATCGTGGGGCAGGAGTGGTTCGATGTGGGCGAGCAGGCGGTGCGCGCCGCCGGCGAGAGGTCGCAGCGGCTGCGGGCCGCGATCGACGAGGCCGCAGCGGGCGTGGTCACCGTCGCGCTCACGGCGGACGAGGGCGTGCTCGATGTGCTCGACGGCGAAGCCTTCGACGAATTCAGCCGCGCTATCGCGCAGTGCGTCGCCAATGTTCGGCGCCACGCAGACACCGACACGGCCGACGTCGTGCTGGGTGGCAGCGACACCGAGGTGTCGGCCATGGTTATTGACGACGGCCGAGGCTTCGTGCTCGACGAGCGCACCGACGGGCGGCTCGGTGTCGGCACGAGCATTGTCGGCCGGCTCGAGACCATCGGCGGCTCTGCCGTGGTGTGGTCGCAGCCCGGAAAGGGAACGTCGGTGTTGTTGCGAGTGCCGGTGCGGATTCCGGGCGACGACGAGGGTGCATCGTGA